In Capsicum annuum cultivar UCD-10X-F1 chromosome 7, UCD10Xv1.1, whole genome shotgun sequence, one genomic interval encodes:
- the LOC107876843 gene encoding protein STRICTOSIDINE SYNTHASE-LIKE 10-like translates to MPQKKIGENIRCSSGPTYFNSSVDRETIERLKNAVFKLTEELAEQREGAQGGGNIITNQDAAGAVQLFHSDCRDYSSISCVCGRPLGLRFDMKTGDLYIALAYLGLQVVGPKGGLATPLVQKFEGKPLIFTNEVDIDDHDDVICFTDTSTKYQRRQFLAFFSSGDATGRLVKYVKATKKVTVALGGLAFANGIALSKDRSVVLVAENSNFRILRYWPKGSLARTHDTFAELPGFPDNIRINSKGELWVALQAISSVLSISDSESGKLPFTTQQMDEGNLHPKAMKLSEEGQVLEVLEDVEGKKLRSISQVEEKDGKLWFGSVVFPFLRVYGL, encoded by the exons ATGCCACAAAAAAAAATTGGCGagaatattaggtgttcgtccggcCCTACATACTTtaactcttcagttgatagagaaaccattgaaagactaaAAAATGCGGTTTtcaaactcactgaagagcttgctgaacagagagaggGCGCACAAGGAGGAGGAAAcatcatcacaaatcaggatgctgcagGAGCAGTTCaactctttcattcagactgcagGGATTATTCCTCTAtatcctg TGTATGTGGAAGACCATTGGGCTTACGATTCGATATGAAAACAGGTGACCTATATATTGCTCTTGCCTATTTAGGACTCCAAGTTGTTGGACCAAAAGGCGGATTAGCTACCCCATTAGTGCAAAAATTCGAAGGTAAACCTCTAATCTTCACAAATGAAGTTGATATTGATGACCATGACGATGTGATTTGCTTCACGGATACAAGCACAAAGTACCAACGCAGGCAATTTCTCGCCTTTTTTTCAAGTGGAGATGCAACTGGCAGGCTAGTGAAATATGTTAAAGCAACAAAAAAAGTAACAGTTGCATTAGGAGGCCTTGCTTTTGCAAATGGTATAGCTTTGAGTAAAGACAGGTCCGTTGTGCTAGTGGCTGAAAAtagtaattttagaattttaaggTATTGGCCTAAAGGCTCCCTTGCAAGAACACATGATACATTTGCTGAGTTGCCAGGATTTCCTGACAACATCAGAATAAATTCGAAAGGGGAACTTTGGGTTGCTCTGCAAGCAATAAGTTCAGTATTGAGTATTTCAGATTCAGAATCAGGAAAGCTCCCGTTCACCACGCAGCAAATGGACGAAGGAAATCTGCACCCTAAGGCGATGAAGCTAAGTGAGGAAGGGCAAGTTTTGGAGGTTCTAGAAGATGTTGAAGGCaagaagttgaggtctattagTCAAGTTGAGGAGAAAGATGGCAAGTTGTGGTTTGGTTCTGTTGTGTTTCCCTTCTTGAGAGTTTATGGATTATAA
- the LOC107877345 gene encoding protein trichome birefringence-like 43: MKSPMIFHWFIIITTIICFNNNVSNILANKLRPPAVAPKKPPKNLAGKCDFYDGKWVVDYKYPVYNAKDCPFLLEQFDCVGNRRPDRAYLKYRWQPTKCNLARWDGKEFVRRIKNKEVLFVGDSLSLNQWQSLACMLHSAFPRLNYTVTRNGPLMSTFSIPSKQVTLSYVRNALLVDIVREKSKRVLELNSVAVSSKLWTGYDILIFDTWHWWLHTGKKQPWDMIRDGKVLRKDMDRLKAYEKALVTWGKWVSNNINFNKVQVFFQGISPDHSNGTQWGKKTNTMQCKGEQKPVKRLRYLGDPDEADMLLGKVLGKTGKPIHLLKLNKMSQYRVDGHPSIYGSPRYKGMDCTHWCLPGVPDTWNQLLYANLI, translated from the exons ATGAAATCTCCTATGATTTTTCATTGGTTCATAATAATCACCACCATTATTTGCTTTAACAATAATGTTAGTAATATTCTTGCAAATAAGCTAAGGCCTCCTGCTGTAGCACCAAAAAAACCACCAAAAAATTTGGCTGGAAAATGTGATTTTTATGATGGAAAATGGGTTGTTGATTATAAGTATCCAGTCTATAATGCAAAAGATTGTCCATTTTTGTTGGAGCAATTTGATTGTGTAGGGAATAGAAGACCAGATAGAGCTTATCTCAAGTATAGATGGCAACCCACAAAGTGTAACTTAGCCAG GTGGGATGGAAAGGAGTTTGTGAGAAGAATTAAAAACAAGGAGGTGTTGTTCGTGGGAGATTCATTGAGCTTAAATCAATGGCAATCTTTGGCATGCATGCTTCATTCTGCCTTCCCTCGTCTTAATTACACTGTCACAAGAAATGGACCACTCATGTCGACCTTTTCTATACCT TCAAAGCAAGTGACATTGAGTTACGTGAGAAATGCACTGCTGGTTGACATAGTGAGGGAGAAATCAAAAAGAGTGCTAGAGTTGAACTCAGTTGCAGTTTCTTCAAAGCTCTGGACTGGTTATGACATTTTGATCTTTGATACTTGGCATTGGTGGCTTCATACTGGAAAAAAACAACC ATGGGATATGATTCGTGATGGGAAAGTCCTACGTAAAGATATGGATCGTTTAAAAGCTTATGAAAAAGCCTTGGTAACATGGGGTAAATGGGTCTCCAACAACATTAATTTCAACAAAGTTCAAGTCTTCTTCCAGGGTATCTCTCCTGACCACAGCAA TGGCACCCAATGGGGGAAAAAGACCAACACAATGCAATGCAAGGGGGAGCAGAAACCAGTAAAAAGGCTAAGATATTTAGGAGATCCAGATGAAGCAGACATGTTGTTGGGAAAAGTGTTGGGAAAAACAGGAAAGCCAATTCATTTGCTGAAATTAAACAAAATGTCTCAATATAGAGTTGATGGTCATCCTTCTATTTATGGAAGTCCTAGATATAAAGGCATGGATTGTACACATTGGTGTCTTCCTGGTGTTCCTGATACTTGGAATCAACTTCTTTATGCTAATCTcatttga